From a single Porites lutea chromosome 10, jaPorLute2.1, whole genome shotgun sequence genomic region:
- the LOC140950662 gene encoding uncharacterized protein, which translates to MGSRGTTNSLQTAPVLLPVPSGEEASVANVSSSAGPNVSPPSSQVSQASLPPAGPAIARVSPEMVALITQTVQAVLAAERESSGTASTTSQPVLSAASAITTTPPCSGGVPAALPSLTDSASSLLAAGTGFGGHPVQGRPSQSFVVPSFVSTFSLPSMSSFAPSASNVCSSQSGAIRDFAARSVGPSASLLDQPFVVGPGFSPVLAKLVAQIVAGKYVDLSDLLAVNLLQKETEPQVLFDGRLVLTSQPKQQRRKIEDIASWMEAFSIFAMILVTHFPHRWKDLLQYQLLILRTFRHFLGKVWLAYDRAFREHAAAIRLTDWSSMNVQLFNFHAAGSSVRDSTLAQSNEYLEPPGSSSSNVVCISRNKGRCTAPFASCRYAHRCNLCSGSHRATTCPNRSSRDSREERKRRGSSPGSSSGAKARRT; encoded by the coding sequence ATGGGTTCGCGGGGTACGACTAATAGCCTGCAAACCGCTCCGGTGTTACTGCCTGTTCCATCTGGAGAAGAGGCTTCGGTTGCAAACGTGTCTTCGTCGGCTGGTCCAAACGTCTCGCCTCCCTCGTCGCAAGTTTCTCAAGCGTCTCTTCCACCGGCCGGGCCGGCGATCGCGAGAGTTTCGCCAGAAATGGTTGCGTTGATCACGCAGACCGTGCAAGCTGTTCTCGCAGCCGAGCGGGAATCTTCGGGAACTGCCTCGACTACATCTCAGCCGGTTTTGTCCGCAGCGAGCGCCATTACTACAACACCGCCTTGTTCGGGAGGCGTTCCCGCTGCTTTGCCGTCGCTCACCGATTCTGCATCAAGCCTGTTGGCCGCGGGGACAGGATTCGGCGGACATCCCGTACAAGGTAGGCCAAGCCAATCATTTGTTGTGCCATCCTTTGTGTCCACGTTTTCGCTTCCATCCATGTCATCTTTCGCTCCTAGCGCCTCGAACGTTTGCTCCTCGCAGAGCGGGGCGATTCGCGATTTCGCCGCCCGTTCTGTCGGTCCATCGGCTTCGTTGTTGGACCAGCCGTTCGTTGTTGGTCCCGGTTTCTCGCCCGTGCTGGCGAAGCTGGTCGCTCAAATCGTGGCGGGCAAGTACGTTGACCTGAGCGATTTACTGGCCGTGAACTTGCTGCAGAAGGAAACCGAGCCGCAAGTGCTGTTCGACGGGCGCCTTGTTCTCACGTCCCAACCGAAGCAACAGCGCCGGAAGATCGAGGACATCGCGTCCTGGATGGAAGCCTTCTCCATCTTTGCTATGATTTTGGTCACCCACTTCCCGCATCGATGGAAGGACTTATTGCAGTACCAGCTGCTCATCCTCCGCACATTCCGTCATTTCTTGGGCAAAGTGTGGCTCGCGTACGACCGAGCATTCCGTGAGCATGCCGCCGCCATTCGCTTGACGGATTGGTCGTCGATGAACGTGCAACTATTTAATTTCCATGCTGCTGGTTCGTCCGTCCGTGACTCTACACTGGCCCAATCTAATGAGTACCTTGAGCCACCAGGATCTTCGTCTTCTAATGTCGTTTGCATTTCGAGGAACAAGGGGCGCTGTACAGCACCCTTCGCTTCGTGTCGCTATGCCCATCGCTGCAATTTATGTTCTGGCTCCCATCGTGCGACGACGTGCCCCAATCGCTCCAGCCGGGACAGCCGTGAAGAACGCAAACGTCGCGGAAGTTCTCCAGGATCTTCCTCCGGTGCCAAAGCTCGCCGTACGTGA
- the LOC140949393 gene encoding chymotrypsinogen B-like, whose protein sequence is MYAVVGFIVLVLGPVLSEGCGQRPGVRIIGGSTATPNSWPWQLSLRVMGVHNCGASLISPKWAVTAAHCVDSYYDPHVYSLVAGAHQIQGDGVVYRVNKIIMHAGFSMSHLRNDIALMRLVKPVQLGPKVGTVCFPRKNTRVATGTKCWISGLSSFKIKETGCLFLVIDPNSISVIVLARNAKLYSLNRYYLGWGTQRFSFWGNAKPPSHLQQANVPVVDYSTCAKKAGSRVHDQTMVCVGGAGKVACHGDSGGPLVCEENGRWVLRGVASWTGDRKCKTDNYSMYARVSSYMTWIENQIASAGDGDDNKDCKDEVPEGTCLNSLRFCYVQQVYSKCLKTCGFCVCHRLQVPRNNSYYFRTDATMWVDNVDAVRVWILLILLSEEV, encoded by the exons ATGTACGCTGTTGTTGGGTTTATCGTTCTTGTACTTGGGCCTGTCCTTTCTGAAG GTTGCGGGCAACGCCCAGGGGTTCGAATAATAGGCGGGTCAACAGCGACTCCCAATTCCTGGCCTTGGCAGCTTTCTCTGAGAGTAATGGGCGTTCACAATTGTGGAGCTTCACTAATAAGTCCTAAATGGGCTGTTACAGCAGCTCATTGTGTAGACAGTTATTATGATCCCCACGTTTACAGTCTAGTTGCTG GGGCGCACCAAATTCAAGGAGACGGTGTTGTATATCGCGTCAACAAAATAATCATGCATGCTGGTTTTTCCATGTCCCACCTCAGGAATGATATCGCGTTGATGAGACTGGTCAAACCTGTACAACTTGGTCCCAAAGTGGGAACTGTTTGTTTTCCAAGGAAAAATACACGTGTTGCTACAGGAACAAAATGCTGGATTTCAGGTTTgtcaagttttaaaataaaggaaacagGGTGCTTGTTTTTAGTGATTGATCCCAACTCGATCAGCGTCATTGTGCTGGCCCGTAACGCAAAACTT TACTCATTGAATCGATATTACTTAGGTTGGGGAACACAACGATTCAGCTTTTGGGGCAATGCAAAACCACCCAGTCATCTCCAACAAGCCAATGTACCAGTGGTCGACTACAGCACCTGTGCGAAAAAGGCGGGAAGTAGAGTGCACGATCAAACCATGGTTTGTGTCGGTGGTGCAGGAAAGGTTGCATGTCACGGAGATAG TGGAGGTCCCCTTGTTTGTGAAGAGAATGGGCGTTGGGTTCTGCGAGGTGTGGCATCCTGGACTGGAGAtagaaagtgcaaaacagaTAACTACTCTATGTACGCTCGTGTCAGCTCATACATGACATGGATCGAGAACCAGATTGCAA GTGCAGGTGACGGAGATGATAATAAAG ATTGTAAAGATGAGGTACCCGAGGGAACTTGTTTGAACTCTTTACGTTTTTGCTATGTCCAACAAGTATATTCAAAGTGTCTCAAGACTTGCGGCTTCTGTGTCT GCCACA gATTACAAGTTCCTCGAAATAATTCTTATTATTTTAGAACTGACGCTACCATGTGGGTTGATAATGTTGATGCTGTCAGAGTATGGATACTTCTCATTTTGTTGTCAGAGGAAGTTTAA